The Pyrococcus horikoshii OT3 genome includes a window with the following:
- a CDS encoding TatD family hydrolase, which translates to MIILDNHFHVDPINGLFLEAVKQFHRAGGTHLVVVYKSAHDYGFGGMKGEDFMRAMDFHVELVEIINKETPVKAYAVVGVHPAEFDYLARARGIEYAKREVMKALEHAQRLCLDGKAIGIGEVGRPHYPVPEEIWEASIEIMKYAMALAKEADCAVQLHTESFDEEKFRELGRYVREVGIKPYRVVKHFSPPLVKVAEEVGIFPSIIASRKNIEEAIKQGTRFLMETDYIDDKRRPGAVLGPKTVPRRTKELLQKGILTEDDVYRIHVENPEKVYGIEL; encoded by the coding sequence ATGATAATCCTGGATAACCACTTCCACGTCGATCCCATTAACGGATTATTCCTGGAAGCAGTGAAGCAGTTCCATAGGGCTGGAGGTACTCACCTCGTAGTCGTTTACAAAAGCGCCCATGACTATGGATTCGGGGGAATGAAGGGAGAAGACTTCATGAGGGCCATGGATTTCCACGTTGAGCTTGTGGAGATAATAAATAAGGAAACACCTGTAAAGGCTTATGCCGTCGTAGGCGTCCATCCGGCCGAGTTCGATTATCTAGCGAGAGCTAGAGGGATCGAATATGCCAAGAGGGAGGTAATGAAGGCCCTGGAGCATGCCCAAAGATTATGCCTGGATGGTAAGGCTATTGGAATAGGAGAAGTGGGAAGGCCTCACTACCCAGTTCCTGAGGAAATATGGGAAGCAAGTATAGAGATCATGAAGTATGCAATGGCCCTAGCTAAGGAAGCAGATTGTGCAGTTCAGTTACACACCGAAAGTTTTGATGAGGAGAAGTTCAGGGAACTTGGAAGGTACGTGAGAGAAGTGGGGATAAAACCCTATAGAGTTGTTAAGCACTTTTCTCCACCTCTCGTTAAGGTTGCAGAAGAAGTTGGAATTTTTCCTAGTATAATAGCGAGCAGGAAGAACATAGAGGAAGCCATAAAGCAGGGAACAAGGTTTCTCATGGAAACGGATTACATAGATGATAAGAGAAGGCCTGGGGCCGTTTTAGGACCAAAAACCGTTCCCAGAAGAACTAAGGAGCTCCTCCAGAAAGGAATATTAACTGAGGATGACGTCTATAGGATACACGTTGAAAATCCTGAGAAAGTCTACGGAATAGAGCTATAA